The following coding sequences are from one Sulfitobacter sp. HNIBRBA3233 window:
- a CDS encoding DUF599 domain-containing protein → MTPLDFLPYLDALDLSAVAVLILCWAIVGWRIENPSPDKPSVSIIMADYRREWMQRMIGREVRIFDAQTVGTLRQGTAFFASTSVIAIGGTIALIGNADRIAGLAEDFTDTAAPAVIWEMKLLIVVAFLTNAFLKFVWSNRLFGYCSVLMGAVPNDPNDPASPSYAYKAGELNIAAARSFNRGLRSVYFALASLGWLAGPIPLVATSIVTVAIVWRREFASRSRAVLLEQP, encoded by the coding sequence ATGACACCCTTAGATTTCCTTCCCTATCTCGATGCCCTTGATCTCTCGGCGGTGGCCGTGTTGATCCTGTGCTGGGCCATTGTCGGTTGGCGGATCGAAAACCCGTCACCGGACAAGCCGTCCGTGTCGATCATCATGGCCGATTATCGCCGCGAGTGGATGCAACGCATGATCGGTCGCGAGGTCCGGATATTCGACGCCCAGACCGTCGGCACATTGCGTCAGGGGACTGCGTTTTTCGCCTCCACCAGCGTGATCGCGATCGGCGGCACCATCGCGCTGATCGGCAACGCCGACCGGATCGCCGGTCTGGCCGAAGATTTCACAGATACCGCAGCGCCCGCGGTGATCTGGGAGATGAAGTTGCTCATCGTTGTCGCCTTCCTGACCAATGCTTTTCTCAAATTCGTGTGGTCGAACCGGCTGTTCGGATATTGCTCGGTGCTGATGGGCGCGGTGCCGAATGACCCGAATGACCCCGCATCCCCGTCCTACGCGTACAAGGCTGGCGAATTGAACATCGCCGCCGCGCGCAGTTTCAACAGGGGATTGCGGTCTGTGTATTTCGCTCTGGCGTCCCTGGGATGGCTCGCCGGTCCGATCCCGCTGGTTGCGACATCGATTGTTACAGTTGCCATCGTCTGGCGGCGGGAATTCGCCTCCAGATCGCGGGCGGTCCTCTTGGAACAACCCTGA
- the rlmH gene encoding 23S rRNA (pseudouridine(1915)-N(3))-methyltransferase RlmH, with protein sequence MKVQICAVGRLRAGPEKTLIDDYLKRFDRTGRGLSLGPASVVEVDDRKGGGMQGEAALLRRAVPEGAVMCVLDERGKVETSPRFARRLEGWRDAGRQDLAFVIGGADGVDPSLRDEADHLLSFGQMVWPHMLVRVMLAEQLYRAASILSGGPYHRV encoded by the coding sequence ATGAAGGTACAGATCTGTGCCGTCGGTCGGCTTCGTGCCGGACCGGAAAAGACGCTTATCGACGACTATCTGAAACGATTTGACCGAACCGGTCGGGGGCTATCTCTCGGACCGGCTTCTGTCGTTGAGGTGGATGACCGCAAGGGCGGGGGCATGCAGGGCGAGGCCGCGTTGCTGCGCCGCGCGGTGCCAGAAGGTGCCGTGATGTGCGTGCTGGACGAACGCGGCAAGGTCGAGACATCGCCACGTTTCGCGCGGCGGCTCGAAGGCTGGCGGGATGCGGGGCGGCAGGATCTGGCATTCGTGATCGGCGGCGCGGACGGTGTGGATCCATCGCTGCGCGACGAGGCCGACCACCTGCTTTCTTTCGGTCAGATGGTCTGGCCGCATATGCTGGTGAGGGTCATGCTGGCGGAACAGTTGTATCGCGCCGCATCAATCCTGTCGGGTGGGCCCTACCACCGCGTTTAG
- the rsfS gene encoding ribosome silencing factor yields MQSNAAHTAETGAPIPAGHKQASSDAILATVLASLQDDKAEDIVQIDLRGKTEIGDHMVICSGRSTRQVTAISEKLAQRVKDEYGFTVRTEGKDSGDWVLIDTGDVIVHVFRPEVREFYQLEKMWLPQGDATS; encoded by the coding sequence ATGCAAAGCAACGCCGCTCATACTGCGGAAACTGGCGCGCCGATCCCGGCTGGCCACAAACAGGCTTCGAGCGATGCCATTCTGGCAACCGTTCTGGCGTCTCTTCAAGACGACAAGGCCGAGGATATCGTGCAGATCGATCTGCGCGGAAAGACCGAGATCGGCGACCACATGGTCATCTGCTCGGGCCGTTCCACGCGTCAGGTGACCGCGATTTCCGAAAAACTGGCCCAGCGGGTCAAGGACGAGTACGGCTTCACCGTCCGTACCGAAGGCAAGGACTCGGGCGACTGGGTGCTGATCGACACGGGCGACGTGATCGTCCATGTGTTCCGCCCCGAAGTGCGCGAATTCTACCAGCTCGAAAAGATGTGGTTGCCCCAAGGCGACGCCACGTCCTGA
- a CDS encoding FAD-binding oxidoreductase, whose translation MSYTLTLQSKKQLTPDVHQYVFDKPEGLSFKPGQATELTILKEGWKDEGRPFTFTSLPDDDHLTFVIKSYFDHDGVTEQLAGLVPGDTVEIEEPFGAITDHGAGVFIAAGAGITPFIPILEKHDAMGDMDCTLIFTNETENDIILRRKWEKMAGLKTFFTVTDEENTSVEEEKVDKSFLEKHLADFDRTFYICGPQGFVDDVRDALLELGAKKDKIVTEEGW comes from the coding sequence ATGAGTTACACACTGACACTTCAGTCGAAAAAGCAGCTGACACCGGACGTCCACCAGTACGTTTTCGACAAGCCCGAAGGGTTGTCGTTCAAGCCCGGTCAGGCAACCGAACTGACCATTCTCAAGGAGGGGTGGAAAGACGAGGGACGGCCGTTCACGTTCACGTCCTTGCCCGACGATGACCACCTCACGTTTGTCATCAAGAGCTATTTCGACCACGACGGCGTTACGGAACAGCTGGCGGGTCTGGTACCGGGCGATACGGTGGAGATCGAGGAGCCGTTCGGCGCGATCACAGATCACGGCGCGGGCGTCTTCATCGCGGCGGGTGCGGGTATCACGCCGTTTATCCCGATTCTCGAAAAACACGATGCGATGGGCGATATGGATTGTACGCTCATCTTCACCAACGAGACCGAGAACGACATCATCCTGCGTCGCAAGTGGGAGAAGATGGCGGGCCTGAAGACGTTTTTCACCGTCACGGACGAAGAAAATACCAGCGTCGAAGAGGAAAAGGTGGACAAATCCTTCCTTGAGAAGCATCTGGCTGACTTCGACAGGACGTTCTACATCTGCGGCCCCCAGGGATTCGTCGACGATGTACGGGACGCGCTGCTCGAACTCGGGGCGAAAAAGGACAAGATTGTCACCGAAGAAGGCTGGTAA
- a CDS encoding mechanosensitive ion channel family protein → MEESVDPFAEFLVTLQALWSNALAFLSGVIEPGWRQNQVIIVLVLVGAAWVLHRGSGNALQSWVRSREGWAKWQLRIIVQIKRRLGLMWFSLLAWGVYLAMQNLTWPSRSYLIGIAASLSLVWVGIAFAAQLVRNRPLRRIVTWALWIYATLYFLNVADDVAAFLDRVALELGDFRLSILTLITAVVVIGILVTLARVASQATASTIRRNEDISPSMQVLAVKGVQLFMYGFAFYIGINAVGIDLTGLAVLSGAIGVGLGFGLQKVVSNLVSGVIILLDKSIKPGDVISLGETFGWIQTLGARYASVVTRDGKEYLIPNEDLITGQVVNWSHSNEFVRLDIYFGTAYQDDPHKVRKLAIEAASKVPRVLTNKPPVCHIVGFGDSSVDYILRFWIRDPTGGLTNIRGNVYLALWDAFQEAGISIPFPQREVRMLDSGNG, encoded by the coding sequence ATGGAAGAATCCGTCGACCCTTTCGCCGAATTTCTTGTGACCCTTCAGGCGCTTTGGTCCAACGCCCTTGCGTTTCTGTCGGGCGTGATCGAACCGGGCTGGCGCCAGAACCAGGTCATCATCGTGCTGGTTCTGGTCGGGGCCGCGTGGGTCCTGCACCGCGGCAGCGGCAACGCGCTGCAAAGCTGGGTGCGCAGCCGCGAGGGATGGGCCAAGTGGCAACTGCGGATCATCGTCCAGATCAAACGCCGTCTTGGATTGATGTGGTTTTCGCTTCTGGCGTGGGGTGTGTATCTTGCGATGCAGAACCTCACATGGCCTTCGCGGTCCTATCTGATCGGGATCGCCGCGTCGCTTTCGCTGGTCTGGGTCGGTATCGCCTTTGCAGCGCAGCTGGTGCGCAACAGGCCGCTTCGGCGCATCGTCACCTGGGCACTGTGGATCTACGCGACGCTTTATTTCCTGAACGTTGCTGACGATGTCGCGGCCTTCCTCGACCGTGTGGCGCTGGAACTGGGCGACTTCAGGCTCTCCATCCTGACGCTGATTACCGCCGTGGTGGTGATCGGCATTCTGGTCACGCTCGCCCGTGTCGCCAGTCAGGCCACGGCCAGCACGATCCGCCGCAACGAAGACATCAGCCCCTCGATGCAGGTGCTTGCGGTGAAGGGTGTCCAGCTCTTCATGTACGGGTTTGCATTCTACATCGGCATCAACGCGGTCGGCATCGATCTGACCGGTCTGGCCGTTCTGTCCGGGGCCATCGGTGTCGGTCTGGGCTTCGGCCTGCAAAAGGTCGTATCGAACCTTGTGTCCGGTGTGATCATCCTTCTCGACAAGTCGATCAAACCCGGCGACGTCATCAGCCTTGGAGAGACATTCGGCTGGATCCAGACACTGGGCGCGCGCTATGCGTCGGTGGTGACGCGGGACGGAAAAGAGTACCTGATCCCCAACGAGGACCTGATTACGGGGCAGGTGGTCAATTGGTCGCACTCCAACGAATTCGTGCGCCTCGATATCTATTTCGGCACCGCCTATCAGGACGACCCGCACAAGGTGCGCAAGCTCGCCATCGAGGCGGCCAGCAAGGTGCCCCGCGTGCTGACCAACAAGCCGCCCGTGTGTCATATCGTAGGCTTTGGCGACAGTAGCGTGGATTATATCCTGAGGTTCTGGATCAGGGATCCCACGGGCGGCCTGACGAATATCAGGGGCAATGTGTACCTCGCGCTTTGGGATGCGTTCCAGGAGGCCGGAATCTCGATCCCCTTCCCGCAGAGAGAAGTCAGGATGCTCGACAGCGGGAACGGCTAG
- the leuC gene encoding 3-isopropylmalate dehydratase large subunit yields MSPKTLYDKIWDAHLAHEADDGTCLLYIDRHLVHEVTSPQAFEGLRMAGRTVRAPDKTIAVPDHNVPTTPGRDDPKNMTEDSAIQVAALDTNAKEFGIHYYPVSDVRQGIVHIVGPEQGWTLPGMTVVCGDSHTATHGAFGALAHGIGTSEVEHVLATQTLIQKKSKNMKVEITGKLAPGVTAKDIVLTIIGETGTAGGTGYVIEYCGEAIRDLSMEGRMTICNMAIEGGARAGLIAPDEKTFEYCKGRPHAPKGAQWEAALDWWKTLYSDDDAAWDKVLTIRGEDIAPTVTWGTSPEDVLPITASVPSAESFAGGKVGAAQRALDYMGLKAGTPLRDVEIDTVFIGSCTNGRIEDLRAAAAILKGRKIKEGMRAMVVPGSGLVRAQAEEEGLADIFKEAGFEWRLAGCSMCLAMNPDQLSPGERCAATSNRNFEGRQGRGGRTHLMSPAMAAAAAVTGKLTDVRELM; encoded by the coding sequence ATGTCCCCCAAGACGCTCTACGACAAGATCTGGGATGCCCATCTCGCGCATGAGGCCGACGACGGTACATGCCTTCTTTATATCGACCGCCATCTCGTTCACGAGGTGACCAGCCCGCAGGCTTTCGAGGGTCTGCGCATGGCAGGCCGGACCGTGCGCGCGCCAGACAAGACGATCGCCGTACCGGATCACAACGTCCCCACGACCCCGGGCCGTGACGACCCCAAGAACATGACCGAGGACAGCGCGATCCAGGTCGCAGCGCTCGATACGAACGCCAAGGAGTTCGGGATCCACTACTATCCCGTTTCGGATGTGCGTCAGGGGATCGTGCATATCGTCGGACCCGAGCAGGGCTGGACCCTTCCCGGCATGACGGTGGTCTGCGGCGACAGCCACACCGCGACCCACGGCGCCTTCGGCGCGCTGGCACACGGGATCGGCACGTCCGAGGTCGAGCATGTGCTCGCCACCCAGACGCTGATCCAGAAGAAATCAAAGAACATGAAGGTCGAGATCACGGGCAAGCTTGCGCCCGGCGTGACCGCCAAGGATATCGTTCTGACGATCATCGGCGAAACCGGCACCGCGGGCGGCACCGGCTACGTCATCGAATACTGCGGCGAAGCGATCCGCGACCTGTCGATGGAAGGCCGGATGACGATCTGCAACATGGCGATCGAGGGCGGCGCGCGCGCGGGTCTGATTGCGCCCGACGAGAAAACCTTCGAGTACTGCAAGGGCCGCCCCCATGCGCCCAAAGGCGCACAGTGGGAAGCTGCCCTCGACTGGTGGAAGACGCTCTATTCCGACGACGATGCCGCATGGGACAAGGTCCTGACAATCCGCGGCGAAGACATCGCGCCGACCGTCACCTGGGGCACCTCGCCCGAGGACGTCCTGCCGATCACCGCTTCGGTTCCATCCGCCGAGAGTTTTGCGGGCGGCAAGGTCGGTGCTGCGCAACGCGCGCTCGACTACATGGGGCTGAAGGCGGGCACGCCGCTGCGGGATGTCGAGATCGATACGGTGTTCATCGGTTCCTGCACCAACGGCCGCATCGAGGACCTGCGCGCCGCTGCCGCGATCCTCAAAGGCCGGAAGATCAAGGAAGGCATGCGCGCCATGGTCGTCCCCGGATCGGGTCTGGTGCGGGCACAGGCAGAAGAAGAAGGCCTTGCCGACATCTTCAAGGAGGCCGGTTTCGAATGGCGCCTTGCGGGCTGTTCGATGTGCCTTGCCATGAACCCCGACCAGTTGTCGCCCGGCGAACGCTGTGCGGCCACGTCGAACCGTAATTTCGAGGGCCGTCAGGGCCGGGGCGGACGCACCCACCTGATGAGCCCCGCGATGGCGGCGGCAGCGGCGGTCACCGGCAAGCTGACGGATGTGCGCGAGTTGATGTAA
- the leuD gene encoding 3-isopropylmalate dehydratase small subunit, whose protein sequence is MDKFTTLSGIAAPMPLINIDTDMIIPKQFLKTIKRSGLGVNLFDEMRYDDDGNEIPDFVLNQPAYRDAQVLIAGDNFGCGSSREHAPWAIADFGIRCIIAPSFADIFYSNCFKNGILPIVLPPEQVDALMKDAEKGANARIEIDLEKQEVTSSDGEVYSFEVDAFKKHCLLNGLDDIGLTMEKAASIDTFEAAAAQARPWV, encoded by the coding sequence ATGGACAAGTTCACCACTCTCAGCGGCATCGCCGCCCCCATGCCCCTGATCAACATCGACACGGACATGATAATTCCCAAGCAGTTTCTGAAGACCATCAAGCGATCTGGTCTCGGCGTGAACCTCTTCGACGAGATGCGTTACGACGACGATGGCAATGAAATCCCCGATTTCGTCCTGAACCAGCCGGCCTATCGCGACGCGCAGGTCCTGATCGCCGGGGACAATTTCGGCTGCGGCTCTTCGCGTGAGCACGCCCCGTGGGCCATCGCAGATTTCGGCATCCGTTGCATCATTGCGCCCAGCTTTGCCGACATCTTCTACAGCAACTGCTTCAAGAACGGCATCCTGCCAATCGTGCTTCCTCCCGAACAGGTGGATGCCTTGATGAAAGACGCCGAAAAAGGCGCCAACGCGCGGATCGAGATCGATCTCGAAAAGCAGGAGGTCACCTCCTCGGATGGCGAAGTCTACAGCTTCGAGGTGGACGCCTTCAAAAAGCACTGCCTGCTGAACGGCCTCGATGACATCGGCCTGACGATGGAAAAAGCCGCCTCGATCGACACCTTCGAAGCTGCCGCCGCACAGGCGCGCCCCTGGGTATAA
- a CDS encoding endonuclease/exonuclease/phosphatase family protein, with the protein MATYNSELGRDGPGLLLRDILRGSDPQIDATIAMLIAVEADIIALQGFDHDLRNTALSAFADLLAAQGVRYDHLFALPSNAGRDSGLDLNGNGRLGDPDDAHGYGRFHGAGAMAILSRYPVDRETVEDFTSMLWRDLPGNIYPQQDGRAFGGTEVFHAHRLSSKGHWIVPIETPQGKVSVWTFHASPPVFDGPEDRNGRRNHDETAFWLWRLQTDQTASFVLLGTANVDPDRGDGRPEAIEKLLSHPRLQNPFPETPTADFTDPVPGDLRVDYLLPAAGWRVLDHGTATDPAASRHSLLWVDIEATSP; encoded by the coding sequence ATCGCAACCTACAACAGCGAACTTGGACGTGACGGCCCCGGCCTTTTGCTGCGCGATATCCTGAGAGGCTCGGATCCGCAGATCGACGCGACGATCGCCATGCTGATCGCTGTAGAAGCCGACATCATTGCCCTGCAGGGATTCGACCACGATCTGCGCAACACGGCGCTGTCGGCCTTTGCCGACCTGTTGGCCGCGCAAGGGGTCAGGTACGATCACCTTTTCGCGCTTCCCAGCAATGCCGGGAGGGACAGCGGCCTCGATCTCAACGGCAACGGGCGCCTGGGCGACCCCGATGATGCCCACGGCTACGGACGATTCCACGGGGCCGGTGCCATGGCGATCCTGTCGCGCTATCCGGTAGACCGCGAAACCGTGGAGGATTTCACGTCCATGCTCTGGCGCGATCTGCCGGGCAACATCTATCCGCAGCAGGACGGTCGCGCCTTCGGCGGGACAGAGGTCTTCCATGCGCACCGGCTATCGTCGAAAGGGCACTGGATCGTCCCCATCGAGACGCCGCAGGGAAAGGTGTCTGTCTGGACCTTTCACGCGTCCCCGCCTGTGTTTGACGGCCCCGAGGACCGGAACGGTCGGCGCAACCACGACGAGACCGCCTTCTGGCTCTGGCGATTGCAGACGGACCAAACGGCATCCTTCGTCCTGCTGGGCACTGCGAATGTCGACCCCGACCGCGGCGACGGTCGACCGGAGGCGATAGAAAAGCTGCTGTCGCATCCACGCCTGCAGAATCCCTTTCCCGAAACGCCAACCGCGGATTTCACCGATCCGGTGCCCGGCGACCTGCGGGTCGATTACCTGCTTCCCGCAGCTGGCTGGCGGGTTCTGGACCATGGCACTGCGACCGATCCCGCGGCCAGCCGGCACAGCCTTCTCTGGGTGGACATCGAAGCGACCTCTCCTTGA
- the leuB gene encoding 3-isopropylmalate dehydrogenase, with translation MANPTLLILPGDGIGPEVMAQVTRVIDWFGAKRDMPFDVEHDLVGGAAYDKHGTPLHDDTMAKALAADAVLLGAVGGPKYDNLDFSVKPERGLLRLRKEMDLFSNLRPAQCFDALADFSSLKKDVVAGLDIMIVRELTSGVYFGEPRGIFEEGNERVGINTQRYTESEIERVARSAFELARRRGNKVCSMEKANVMESGVLWREVVQRIGDSEYPDVELSHMYADNGAMQLVRAPKQFDVIVTDNLFGDILSDCAAMLTGSLGMLPSASLGAPNADGRPKALYEPVHGSAPDIAGQGKANPIACILSFAMALRYSFDAGDEATRLEQAIEKVLADGARTADLMGEEGGTPISTVEMGDRILAALDASL, from the coding sequence ATGGCAAACCCCACACTGTTGATCCTTCCCGGTGACGGCATCGGCCCCGAAGTCATGGCGCAGGTCACCCGCGTCATCGACTGGTTCGGCGCAAAGCGCGACATGCCCTTCGATGTGGAGCATGACCTTGTCGGTGGTGCGGCGTACGACAAGCACGGAACCCCGCTGCACGACGATACGATGGCCAAGGCACTTGCGGCGGACGCCGTGCTGCTGGGCGCTGTGGGCGGGCCGAAATACGACAACCTCGATTTTTCAGTCAAACCCGAACGCGGCCTGCTGCGGCTGCGCAAGGAAATGGACCTGTTTTCCAACCTGCGCCCAGCCCAGTGTTTTGACGCGCTCGCGGATTTCTCGTCGCTGAAGAAAGACGTGGTCGCCGGTCTGGATATCATGATCGTGCGCGAACTCACCTCTGGCGTCTATTTCGGAGAGCCTCGCGGCATTTTCGAAGAAGGCAACGAACGTGTGGGCATCAACACCCAGCGCTATACCGAAAGCGAGATCGAGCGTGTCGCGCGGTCGGCGTTCGAACTGGCGCGCCGTCGTGGGAACAAGGTCTGTTCGATGGAAAAGGCCAACGTCATGGAATCCGGCGTCCTGTGGCGCGAGGTCGTCCAGCGGATCGGCGATTCCGAATACCCGGATGTAGAGCTGAGCCATATGTATGCCGACAACGGTGCCATGCAGCTGGTTCGCGCGCCCAAACAGTTCGATGTGATCGTCACCGACAACCTGTTCGGCGACATCCTCAGCGATTGTGCCGCGATGCTCACAGGCTCTCTGGGGATGCTGCCTTCCGCGTCTCTCGGGGCACCGAATGCGGACGGGCGGCCCAAAGCGCTCTACGAGCCGGTACACGGATCTGCCCCCGACATCGCCGGACAGGGTAAGGCGAACCCGATTGCCTGTATCCTCAGCTTCGCGATGGCGCTGCGCTATTCCTTCGACGCAGGCGATGAAGCGACCCGCCTGGAGCAGGCGATCGAAAAGGTTCTGGCCGATGGCGCACGCACCGCAGACCTGATGGGCGAAGAAGGCGGCACGCCGATCTCGACCGTGGAAATGGGTGACCGGATTCTCGCCGCGCTCGACGCAAGCCTGTAA
- a CDS encoding DMT family transporter produces MTDSASPARATPLRGLALGLGAFAVYATHDVAIKTLGGVYAPFQIMFFVVLFSFPFVSLMLLRSDVQDNLRPRMPLWTAVRTATVVLGGICAFYAFSVLPLTETYAILFTTPLMITLLSIPMLGEKVRLHRWIAVLMGLAGVLVVLRPGTAEMGPGHLAGLVAAFSSALSGVVMRKIGAVERREVLLLYPLLANFGIMLIILPFVYVPMPLRDLGLVLLIAVLAVLAMSLMIRAYSLADAAIVAPMQYSQIIWAALFGWMFFGETSGMTTFIGAGIIIASGVYIVLRETTGGSQHQPVLKTMHRRPEMGGAPRVGLVLPAPQDPVGRNRE; encoded by the coding sequence ATGACAGATTCCGCCTCACCCGCCCGCGCCACACCGCTTCGCGGCCTTGCCCTCGGGCTCGGGGCGTTCGCGGTCTATGCAACACACGATGTGGCGATCAAGACGCTCGGCGGCGTCTACGCCCCCTTCCAGATCATGTTTTTCGTGGTGCTGTTCAGCTTTCCTTTTGTGTCGCTGATGCTGCTGCGCAGTGATGTACAGGACAATCTGCGACCACGCATGCCGCTTTGGACCGCCGTGCGCACCGCGACAGTTGTTCTGGGCGGCATCTGCGCATTCTACGCCTTCTCGGTGCTGCCGCTGACGGAAACCTACGCAATCCTGTTCACCACGCCCCTGATGATTACGCTGCTGTCCATCCCGATGCTGGGCGAGAAAGTGCGCCTGCACCGTTGGATCGCCGTGCTCATGGGGCTTGCCGGAGTCCTCGTGGTCCTGCGCCCCGGCACGGCCGAGATGGGGCCGGGCCATCTGGCAGGGCTCGTCGCGGCCTTCAGTTCGGCGCTCAGCGGGGTTGTGATGCGCAAGATCGGCGCCGTGGAGCGGCGGGAGGTTCTGTTGCTCTACCCGCTTCTGGCGAACTTCGGCATCATGCTGATCATCCTGCCCTTCGTCTACGTCCCGATGCCGCTGCGCGATCTCGGCCTTGTCCTTCTGATCGCGGTTCTTGCCGTTCTTGCCATGTCCCTGATGATCCGCGCCTATTCACTCGCCGATGCCGCCATCGTGGCGCCCATGCAATACAGCCAGATCATATGGGCTGCACTTTTCGGCTGGATGTTTTTTGGCGAAACATCGGGCATGACCACCTTCATCGGCGCGGGTATCATCATCGCCAGCGGGGTCTACATCGTGCTGCGGGAAACGACCGGCGGCTCGCAGCACCAGCCTGTCCTGAAAACGATGCACCGCCGACCCGAAATGGGCGGTGCCCCACGGGTCGGGCTGGTCCTTCCCGCCCCGCAAGACCCCGTGGGGCGCAATCGGGAATAG
- a CDS encoding LacI family DNA-binding transcriptional regulator codes for MTVSRVLRKSGDVSEATRERVLAAAKELGYVPNQIAGSLASQRVNLVAVIIPSLGNMVFPEVLAGINAAFDDTPLQPVVGVTDYLPEKEEQVLYEMLSWRPSGVIIAGLEHSEPTRAMLTNAGIPVVEIMDTDGNPIDAMVGISHRQAGRDMARAILREGYERIGFLGTKMPLDHRARKRFEGFTEALAKEGIEIEDRDFYQGGSALLKGREMTQAMLERSPELDFLYYSNDMIGAGGLLHLLDQGIDIPGKIGLAGFNGVELLQGLPRQLATTDACRREIGEAAARIIIAASGPSPDPNMEKIITMKPTLSPGDTLRRRTHG; via the coding sequence ATGACTGTCAGCCGTGTCCTGCGCAAAAGCGGCGATGTCTCCGAAGCAACGCGCGAAAGGGTTCTCGCGGCCGCGAAAGAACTGGGATACGTGCCGAACCAGATTGCGGGATCGCTTGCCTCGCAGCGCGTTAACCTCGTCGCTGTCATCATTCCGAGCCTTGGAAACATGGTCTTCCCCGAGGTTCTGGCCGGGATCAACGCGGCTTTCGATGACACACCGCTTCAGCCGGTCGTGGGCGTTACCGACTATCTTCCCGAAAAGGAAGAACAGGTATTGTACGAGATGCTGTCGTGGCGCCCCTCCGGCGTGATAATCGCGGGGCTGGAGCATTCCGAACCGACACGCGCGATGCTGACGAATGCCGGCATACCGGTGGTCGAGATCATGGACACCGACGGCAATCCGATTGACGCGATGGTGGGTATTTCGCACCGTCAGGCAGGGCGCGACATGGCCCGCGCGATCCTGCGCGAAGGATACGAGCGGATCGGTTTTCTGGGCACCAAGATGCCGCTCGACCACCGTGCACGCAAACGGTTTGAGGGTTTCACCGAAGCGCTGGCGAAGGAAGGGATCGAGATCGAGGATCGCGATTTCTACCAGGGGGGCTCGGCGCTGCTGAAGGGGCGCGAGATGACCCAGGCGATGCTCGAACGGTCACCTGAGCTCGACTTTCTCTATTATTCCAACGACATGATCGGCGCTGGCGGGCTTTTGCATCTGCTGGATCAGGGCATAGATATTCCCGGCAAGATCGGGCTGGCAGGGTTCAACGGGGTGGAACTGTTGCAGGGGTTGCCGCGTCAGCTGGCCACGACAGACGCCTGCCGCCGCGAAATCGGGGAAGCGGCGGCACGCATCATCATTGCGGCCTCCGGGCCTTCGCCTGATCCGAATATGGAAAAGATCATCACGATGAAGCCCACGCTCAGCCCCGGAGATACATTGCGCCGCCGCACCCACGGATGA